One segment of candidate division KSB1 bacterium DNA contains the following:
- the rraA gene encoding ribonuclease E activity regulator RraA, whose amino-acid sequence MNFTTADLCDEFESLVKIAEPLFQDYGQLKSFYGEIATVKVFEDNVLVRKTLGTEGRKRILVVDGGASKRVALVGDQLAQIAYEHGWAGIVVNGCIRDSAEIAKIPIGLKALNTIPKKSIKKGLGEVDVPVEFAGLVFNPGDYLYADLDGVIVSEKNLLKIIAAKE is encoded by the coding sequence ATGAACTTCACAACTGCCGACCTCTGCGACGAATTCGAATCCCTGGTTAAAATTGCCGAGCCGCTTTTTCAGGATTACGGGCAACTAAAATCCTTCTATGGTGAAATCGCAACCGTCAAAGTTTTCGAAGATAATGTGCTGGTTCGGAAAACTCTGGGAACCGAAGGCCGAAAACGAATCCTCGTAGTTGACGGCGGAGCTTCTAAAAGAGTGGCGCTAGTCGGTGATCAGCTCGCCCAAATTGCTTATGAACATGGCTGGGCCGGAATCGTGGTAAATGGCTGCATTCGTGACTCAGCGGAAATTGCAAAAATCCCGATTGGACTTAAAGCTCTCAACACTATCCCGAAGAAGAGCATCAAAAAAGGGTTGGGTGAGGTTGATGTGCCCGTTGAGTTTGCGGGACTCGTGTTTAATCCTGGAGATTATCTTTACGCCGACCTTGATGGCGTCATCGTGTCTGAAAAGAATCTCTTGAAGATCATAGCGGCAAAAGAGTAA